DNA sequence from the Candidatus Methylomirabilis tolerans genome:
AGATCCCGGAAGATCCGATGCTGCAGGACGCCCGTGTTCCGATCCAGGACCAGGAGCCGCGACTGATCGCGCTCGGGGGAGGGCGCCTGGGCAATCAGATCTGGAGGCAGGGTGTAGTCAAAGTCGGCCGTCCGAATAGGAATAGACACGGGAGAAGTCAACTCCTAGCAGTATTGGCGCCGTTCACCGACGGCGAAACAATGAAAAAAGTATGGTCAGGAGGATGCTCAACAGTATTGAGGTGGTCAGGGGAAAGTAGAATGAGAAATTCTTTCGTTGAATATAGATGTCCCCCGGTAGCTTCCCAATGAAAGGGACCTTTCCGATGAACAGGATGAGTCCCCCTACGGCGGCCAGAGCGAGGCCGAACAGGATCAACATTCTGGCGAGTGAATCCATCCCCTGCCTTTGCGTTCTTTGCGTCATACGCTATAGACGCAATCTACCCGTGCCACAAGTCGCCCTGCAACTCGGCCGGACGGGGGAGCTTGAAGTGATCGAAGGCCAGGCGAGTGACGGTGCGGCCCCTTGGAGTCCTGGCTAGAAACCCTTGCTGGATCAAAAACGGCTCGTAGACGTCCTCGATCGTTTCTTTCTCCTCTCCCACAGCGACTGCGATCGTTTCGATGCCTACCGGCCCGCCGGCAAACTTTTCGATGATAGTGTACAGGATTCGCCGATCCATCTCGTCGAACCCGTTGGCATCCACCTCGAGTCGTTCTAGCGCACTATGCGCGACTTCACGGGTGATGACGCCATCTCCCAGCACCTGGGCGAAATCCCTGACGCGCCGTAGCAGACGATTGGCCACACGAGGCGTTCCGCGAGAGCGCCGCGCGATTTCCCACGCGCCATCCTCTATGATCGATACCCCCAGGATCTTTGCCGACCGCAGGACGATCCGAAAAAGATCAGTCTCATCGTAAAAGTCCAGGCGTTGGACCACACCGAACCGGTTGAGTAACGGCGAGGCCAGAAGTCCCGCGCGAGTCGTGGCCCCAATCAAGGTGAAACGCGGCAGCTTCAGCCGGTAGGTCTGTGCGCTCGGACCCTGACCGATGATCAGGTCCAGCCGGTAATCTTCCATAGCCGGATAGAGGGTCTCTTCGACCAGAGGATTCAGCCGGTGGATTTCGTCGATGAACAGCACATCCTGTTCTCTGAGGCTGGAGAGGATTGCTGCCAGGTCCTTCTGCCGTTCGATCACTGGTCCGGAGGTGACCCGGATGCTTACACCCATCTCCGAGGCGATGATAGAGGCGAGAGAGGTCTTGCCAAGTCCCGGCGGGCCGTAGAAAAGTAGGTGGTCCAGGGGCTCCCTTCGCGCCTTGGCCCCCTGCACAAAGACCTGGAGGTTCGCCTTGACTTTTTCCTGGCCAATGTAGTCATCCCAGGCTTTTGGGCGCAGGCTTTGTTCGAGTTCCTGGTCCTCGTCCTGGAGCTGTCGATTCGCCACCCGTTCTCGCCCGCTCTCCTTTTTCTGCTTTGCCGATGTCATAGCCGCTTCCCCGTTCCCTCGGAGAGATGCTTCAGCGCCTGCTTGACGACCTTTTCAAAGTCCGCCCCATCACCGACGGCGTGATGCGCCGCTTCTGCTGCCACCGAGGCTTCTTTGCGGCTGCAACCTAAGTTCAGTAGCGCGGAGATCACATCCTCGACGGTCCGATCTCGTTCCGAGCTCGGCTGGTGGCCAGCCATGACTTGACCCGCACGAGGAACCCCCAGGACCTTATCCTTCAATTCCAAGATGATCCGCTCGGCCGTTTTCCGACCCACCCCTGGAATTGCCTTGAGCCTTGCGATGTCGCCCTCCAGGATAGCCGGGATAAATTCCTCCACCGTGATTCCTGACAGGATATTGGCGGCGAGGCGAGGTCCGATCCCGGACACTCCCGTCAGTAGCTCGAACGTCATCTTTTCCTCGATCGCATGAAATCCGTAGAGCTGGATGGCATCCTCTCTGACATGTGTGTACACGCGGAGGCAGACCTGCTGTTGGATCTCCGGGAGCTGATAGAACGTCGAAAGAGGGACAAAGACCTGGTAGCCGACCCCGTTCACATCGACTACAATCTGTCCAGGATCCTTGGACACCAACAGACCGCGGAGTTGAGCGATCACCGTTCTCCGCCTTTCAATAGATGCAGGAGCCTGGCCGAATGATGGTGGCAAATGGCCACGGCCAGCGCATCGGCCGCGTCGGTCGAACGGATCGGCTCTTTGAGGTCAAGGAGTGACTGAACCATCTGCTGGACTTGGCCCTTGCCCGCAGCGCCGTACCCGGTGACAGCACTTTTTATCTGCAGCGGGGTGTACTCCGCGATGGCAAGCCCGCTCTGCGCGGCGGCCAGAATCGCGACCCCTCTTACCTGGCCCAGCTTAAACGCGCTCTGCGCATTTTTCGCGAAGATAAGACTTTCGATGGCTGCCCACTCCGGCTGATAACGATGGATCAGCTCGGCCAGGCGGCTGAAGATTTGTTGCAGGCGGGAAGGAAAGGAGTCGCGAGGCGTCGTGATGATGCTGCCGTAATCGACGGCTTGCAGGAGACCATCACTGCGAGCCACAATCCCGTATCCGGTGGCGCCGGCCCCTGGATCAACCCCTAAGACCAGCACGGCAGTTCCATCGGGATCATTGGGCGATCCAATGGTTCGACAGACCTCACCACAGGCCTAGCCGGTCACTGTCGCCATGATCTCTTCGGGAATGTCGAAGTTCGCGTACGCATTCTGGACGTCGTCATGCTCTTCAAGTGTCTCCATCAACTGGAGCATCTGCTGCGCCTGCTTTCCTTCCAGCCTGACGGTACTCTGTGGGAGCATGGTCACCTCTCCGTCCGTGATCGCGATCTTCTCCTTCATCAGGGACTCCTTGACCTGCTCGAGGTCTTTGGGTACGGTGATAATCTCGAAAATGTCGTCTGATCGGCGGACATCCTCGGCGCCGGCCTCCAGCGCAACGCTCAGGAGTCGATCCTCATCAGCCGCGGCTGTTTCCACTTGAATCAGCCCCTTCTTTTCAAACATCCACGCCACACATCCCGATTCCCCCAAGTTTCCCCCGTATTTGGCAAACGCTTTACGGATCTCCGGAGCGGTCCGGTTTTTATTATCCGTCACGATCTCCAGCAAGACGGCGACGCCTCCAGGCCCATACCCCTCATAGACATACTCCTCGTAGGAGGTGCCGGGGAGCTCACCGGTCCCCTTCAGGATACCTCGCTGGATATTGTCCTGAGGCATATTGACAGCCTTGGCCTTCTCGATCGCCAATCGGAGACGAGGATTTCCGTCCGGGTCGCCGCCACCCGCCCTGGCGGCCACCGTGATCTCCCTGATCAGCTTGGTGAATACACGACCCCGTTGGGCATCCACCTTTGCCTTCTTGTGTTTGATGCCCGACCATTTGGAATGTCCAGACATAGATTCACCTCCTTACCACAAAGCGAAAATAACACAATAACTCGAAGATTGTAAAGAGGATTGGGGCAGGAAAAAGGCGCAAGGGAATCGGGTGATAACCCGACCCCCTTGGTGCGCCCAGCATGAGGAGCTTCAGAGAATCGGACGCTCAGTGCTGTTCGAAGGTGCCCTCCAGGAAATCAATGTCTTGGGTGCGATCGGCTGGATTTCTGACAAGCGTAGCCGTCGCCAGATCGCCGTCCTGGACATCAGGAACGCCCGACTGGATACCGGCAGTTCCCAGGTCTACGTCGCACGCACCCTTTGTCACTTTCACAGCACCTTTCTTCATTCGCACATGAATCTTGAATACCGCCTGAATTTCCTCATCCT
Encoded proteins:
- a CDS encoding YebC/PmpR family DNA-binding transcriptional regulator; this translates as MSGHSKWSGIKHKKAKVDAQRGRVFTKLIREITVAARAGGGDPDGNPRLRLAIEKAKAVNMPQDNIQRGILKGTGELPGTSYEEYVYEGYGPGGVAVLLEIVTDNKNRTAPEIRKAFAKYGGNLGESGCVAWMFEKKGLIQVETAAADEDRLLSVALEAGAEDVRRSDDIFEIITVPKDLEQVKESLMKEKIAITDGEVTMLPQSTVRLEGKQAQQMLQLMETLEEHDDVQNAYANFDIPEEIMATVTG
- the ruvA gene encoding Holliday junction branch migration protein RuvA, with protein sequence MIAQLRGLLVSKDPGQIVVDVNGVGYQVFVPLSTFYQLPEIQQQVCLRVYTHVREDAIQLYGFHAIEEKMTFELLTGVSGIGPRLAANILSGITVEEFIPAILEGDIARLKAIPGVGRKTAERIILELKDKVLGVPRAGQVMAGHQPSSERDRTVEDVISALLNLGCSRKEASVAAEAAHHAVGDGADFEKVVKQALKHLSEGTGKRL
- a CDS encoding DUF2905 domain-containing protein → MDSLARMLILFGLALAAVGGLILFIGKVPFIGKLPGDIYIQRKNFSFYFPLTTSILLSILLTILFSLFRRR
- the ruvC gene encoding crossover junction endodeoxyribonuclease RuvC, which translates into the protein MLVLGVDPGAGATGYGIVARSDGLLQAVDYGSIITTPRDSFPSRLQQIFSRLAELIHRYQPEWAAIESLIFAKNAQSAFKLGQVRGVAILAAAQSGLAIAEYTPLQIKSAVTGYGAAGKGQVQQMVQSLLDLKEPIRSTDAADALAVAICHHHSARLLHLLKGGER
- the ruvB gene encoding Holliday junction branch migration DNA helicase RuvB, which gives rise to MANRQLQDEDQELEQSLRPKAWDDYIGQEKVKANLQVFVQGAKARREPLDHLLFYGPPGLGKTSLASIIASEMGVSIRVTSGPVIERQKDLAAILSSLREQDVLFIDEIHRLNPLVEETLYPAMEDYRLDLIIGQGPSAQTYRLKLPRFTLIGATTRAGLLASPLLNRFGVVQRLDFYDETDLFRIVLRSAKILGVSIIEDGAWEIARRSRGTPRVANRLLRRVRDFAQVLGDGVITREVAHSALERLEVDANGFDEMDRRILYTIIEKFAGGPVGIETIAVAVGEEKETIEDVYEPFLIQQGFLARTPRGRTVTRLAFDHFKLPRPAELQGDLWHG